ATCGCGCTGGTGCCCAGCGTGATGTGCGTCGCGGTGTACCGGTACATCGCCGAGTCGAGGTCGACCCAGCGTCCGCCCTGTTCGCTTTCGTCTTCGATCCACGCCTGGGTCCACATGTGGTAGACGAACACATCGGACTGCCCCGCAAACTCGGTGTCGGCATAGGCCAGCCCCGTCACGCACCGGCTGGGGATGCCCTGGGCCCGCAGGATCGCGGCGAGCAGGACCGAACACTCGGTGCAGTCGCCGCTGCGGGTGCGCGCGACCTCGCTCGCGGTGGCGTCGCCCGTCGCGAGGTTGATGCCGGTCATATAGCGTGTCACAAACCGCCGGGCCGAGCGCGCATAACGCAGGTCGTCGACCGCGCCGCCGACGCGCTCGCGCACCCGCTGGGCCAGCTTCTGCACCTCCTCGTCGGAGTGGTCGATCATGATCGACGTCTCCATATACGACGCATCCGTGCCGGGCGTATCTTGCTCGGCCAAGGGGTTTTCTTCGGTCATATCGACGGTCAGCCGAATCGTGCCGTCCTCCAGGCGCTCGGCCCGCTGGTGCATCGTCGTCGGCGGGAGCAGGTCCTCGGGCGCGTGCTCGCTGAACTTCAGGTCGAACACCGCGCGGCGGACACGGGTCGGCCGCTCGATCGGCTGGTCGGGCCGGACCGTCGACATCTGCGCCATCTCGGGCGGGTCGAACTCAAGCGTCGCCACCGATGCGTCGCGCAGGAACGACGCCATCTCCAGCCCGCTGAACGTCACGCGCTGCTGCTGCATCACGCCCGCATCATCGTAGAGCTCATACAGGTCGATCCCCGGCAGCACCGAGTAGTTCACCTTCCAACGCGTCACATCGACCGACGCCCCCGAAGGCAACTCGACCAGCTCCGTGTCTTCGCGCGTGTAGGACAGGACGATCGGCCGGGCCCCGAACTCGGGGTCCCACGTCGCCAGGTCGAACGCATCTTCCCCAGCCGCGGCCTTCTCTTTCCAGAGCAGCTCGACCCCGGTCGGTGTCAGCCAGTCGCCCTCCACTGCGGGCAGCGTGCGCGCGGAGGTTCGGCCCGCCTGCTCGCTGACCAGTTCCACGCCGTCGGCGGTGAACGTGTACGTCTGGCGGACCACCTCGGTCCCGGCCGAGCTCTCGCTGGTGACCGAGATCGGCTCGAGCTCGGCGGTCTCGAGCCAGACGGTCTTGTTGTCGCTAACCATCAGCTCCCCGCCGTGCGTCTCGACCCGGCGGGATTCGTAGCCGGTCTCGATCGTGCCGTCGTCGTGGATGGTGAGCCACTCGTGCGTGTACCCGCTGGGCTGGCCGTCGACGGTGTCGAGGTACCACTGGTCGTAGGCGAGGTCGGCGACCTGCTGCGCCAGGGCGGGTGGCGCCGCGGGCTGCGCCGCGAACACGGGCAGCGGCGACGCGGCGAGGACGATGGCCAGCAGGGACAGGCAGGCACGGCGAAGCATCTGGAT
The sequence above is a segment of the Phycisphaeraceae bacterium D3-23 genome. Coding sequences within it:
- a CDS encoding transglutaminase-like domain-containing protein, with the translated sequence MTTIQMLRRACLSLLAIVLAASPLPVFAAQPAAPPALAQQVADLAYDQWYLDTVDGQPSGYTHEWLTIHDDGTIETGYESRRVETHGGELMVSDNKTVWLETAELEPISVTSESSAGTEVVRQTYTFTADGVELVSEQAGRTSARTLPAVEGDWLTPTGVELLWKEKAAAGEDAFDLATWDPEFGARPIVLSYTREDTELVELPSGASVDVTRWKVNYSVLPGIDLYELYDDAGVMQQQRVTFSGLEMASFLRDASVATLEFDPPEMAQMSTVRPDQPIERPTRVRRAVFDLKFSEHAPEDLLPPTTMHQRAERLEDGTIRLTVDMTEENPLAEQDTPGTDASYMETSIMIDHSDEEVQKLAQRVRERVGGAVDDLRYARSARRFVTRYMTGINLATGDATASEVARTRSGDCTECSVLLAAILRAQGIPSRCVTGLAYADTEFAGQSDVFVYHMWTQAWIEDESEQGGRWVDLDSAMYRYTATHITLGTSAMDDANAGAEMIQMVPMMDGLEIGVVEIER